One window of Peptococcaceae bacterium genomic DNA carries:
- a CDS encoding type II toxin-antitoxin system PemK/MazF family toxin, which produces MNKETLELLQKAQRVLNWNKRKLFYSISKKHQRTWTVKRGEVCFVDLGENIGSEENSLRPCVVLQSNAYNFTSPVFTCAIISTSKLTIPDIQIEITGNYQYIDEKGNNRTLTGTIDLGQIKTIAKERIINNIGMLKDEMQEIDRKLFNVLGMTSVIVKKDNTIKSLEGKVKYLQEKLN; this is translated from the coding sequence TTGAATAAAGAAACATTAGAATTGCTTCAAAAAGCACAACGTGTATTAAACTGGAATAAGAGAAAACTATTTTATAGTATTTCAAAAAAACATCAACGTACTTGGACTGTTAAACGTGGTGAAGTATGCTTCGTTGATTTAGGAGAAAATATTGGTAGCGAAGAAAATTCTTTACGCCCCTGTGTTGTACTACAATCAAATGCGTACAATTTTACTTCTCCTGTTTTTACTTGTGCAATCATATCTACTAGCAAACTTACAATTCCCGATATACAAATTGAGATTACAGGGAATTATCAATACATAGACGAAAAGGGTAATAACCGAACACTAACGGGAACAATAGATTTAGGGCAAATTAAAACAATTGCCAAAGAACGCATAATTAATAATATTGGGATGTTAAAGGATGAAATGCAGGAAATTGATAGAAAGTTGTTTAATGTTCTAGGTATGACTTCTGTCATTGTGAAAAAGGATAATACTATAAAATCCTTAGAAGGAAAAGTAAAATACTTACAAGAAAAACTGAATTAA
- the cobJ gene encoding precorrin-3B C(17)-methyltransferase, whose amino-acid sequence MEGKKGRVFAVGLGPGSPGHMTGEVLKAIQASEAVIGYHVYLELIEGLLAGKEVFASGMRRELERCEKALALAREGKTVSLVSGGDPGVYGMAGPLLEINGKQTEPVEIEVVPGVTAACMAGAVLGAPLMHDTALISLSDLLTPREMIKKRLRLAAEGDFVTVLYNPGSASRSGYVKWARDIFLEYRKKETPVGIVRNAARENQEKWIATLGELADYSVDMFTLVIIGNSRTYCSGGRMITPRGYAL is encoded by the coding sequence ATGGAGGGGAAAAAAGGCAGGGTTTTTGCAGTGGGACTGGGGCCGGGAAGCCCCGGCCATATGACCGGCGAGGTCCTGAAGGCCATTCAGGCCAGCGAAGCCGTAATCGGCTACCATGTTTATCTGGAGCTAATTGAAGGACTGCTGGCGGGAAAGGAAGTGTTTGCTTCGGGTATGCGCCGGGAGCTGGAACGCTGCGAAAAGGCCCTGGCCCTCGCCAGAGAGGGAAAAACCGTTTCCCTGGTGAGCGGCGGGGACCCCGGAGTTTACGGGATGGCAGGTCCCTTGCTGGAAATAAACGGTAAACAGACGGAGCCGGTAGAAATTGAGGTGGTCCCCGGGGTTACGGCGGCGTGCATGGCCGGGGCCGTCCTGGGCGCGCCTCTCATGCACGACACGGCTTTGATCAGCCTGAGCGACCTGCTGACACCACGGGAGATGATCAAAAAGCGCCTGCGCCTGGCGGCGGAAGGCGATTTTGTCACAGTGCTTTACAATCCCGGGAGTGCTTCCCGGTCCGGTTACGTGAAATGGGCCAGGGACATCTTTCTTGAGTACAGAAAAAAAGAAACGCCGGTGGGCATTGTCCGGAACGCGGCCAGGGAAAACCAGGAGAAATGGATCGCCACCCTTGGGGAACTGGCCGATTATAGTGTGGACATGTTCACTCTGGTCATTATCGGCAACTCCCGGACATACTGCAGCGGGGGAAGAATGATCACTCCCAGGGGGTATGCATTATGA
- the cobK gene encoding precorrin-6A reductase, with protein MILVLSGTADGREIAVTLSKHGFQVLVSAATSYGGMLHRQGSEGAAVREGVLTRQEMEELITGAEIKAVVDATHPFAAGVSRAAVEACGRRAVPYLRYEREETRLEPGAEGIIAVSSFSAAAEKARQFAGTVFLTVGSRHLAEFCRVIPLERLAVRVLPQSEVLKKCEELGLLPRSIVAMQGPFSRELNREMFRQYRAGVIVTKDSGRAGGTLEKISAARDLRIPVVLVKRPAVEYPLVVRDKDELLEELGRILGIQVKETRSTGNKNAAGE; from the coding sequence ATGATCCTGGTCTTGTCGGGAACCGCCGACGGGCGAGAGATAGCCGTGACTTTAAGCAAACATGGCTTTCAGGTGCTGGTCTCCGCAGCCACCTCATACGGAGGGATGCTGCACCGGCAGGGTTCGGAGGGGGCTGCCGTAAGAGAAGGCGTTCTTACCCGGCAGGAAATGGAAGAGCTTATTACCGGGGCTGAAATAAAGGCGGTGGTTGACGCCACCCATCCCTTCGCCGCCGGCGTATCGCGGGCGGCCGTGGAAGCCTGCGGCAGGCGGGCTGTTCCCTACCTGCGCTATGAGAGGGAGGAGACCAGGCTGGAACCGGGTGCGGAGGGGATTATTGCCGTTTCTTCCTTTAGCGCGGCGGCTGAAAAAGCCCGGCAGTTTGCGGGCACCGTTTTTCTGACGGTGGGAAGCAGGCACCTGGCCGAATTTTGCCGGGTTATACCGCTGGAACGCCTTGCGGTCCGGGTGCTGCCGCAGAGCGAAGTCCTGAAAAAATGCGAGGAACTGGGATTGCTGCCCCGCAGCATCGTGGCGATGCAAGGGCCTTTCAGCCGGGAACTGAACCGCGAAATGTTCAGGCAGTACCGGGCCGGCGTGATTGTGACAAAAGACAGCGGCCGTGCCGGGGGAACACTGGAGAAGATTTCCGCGGCCCGGGACCTGAGAATCCCCGTGGTCCTGGTGAAACGCCCCGCCGTCGAGTATCCCCTGGTAGTAAGGGACAAGGATGAACTGCTGGAAGAACTGGGCAGGATTTTGGGGATACAGGTCAAAGAGACCCGGAGCACGGGGAACAAAAACGCGGCAGGTGAGTGA
- a CDS encoding cob(I)yrinic acid a,c-diamide adenosyltransferase: protein MEKGYIQVYTGNGKGKTTAALGLGLRAVGRGLKVVMFQFLKGGFSGELESARRLAPYFEIRRLAAADKPTWALLEDEKSVLREKFAQEYAELEKFIREGSADLVILDEVMAAVHYGLLNASDVCRLMEIKPQEMELVLTGRNAPPEILERADLVTEMRPVKHYYSSGVKARDGIER, encoded by the coding sequence GTGGAGAAGGGTTATATCCAGGTTTATACGGGAAACGGCAAAGGAAAGACTACGGCTGCCCTGGGCCTTGGTTTGCGTGCTGTGGGCAGGGGATTGAAAGTGGTAATGTTCCAGTTCTTGAAAGGCGGTTTCAGCGGCGAGCTTGAAAGTGCGCGGCGGCTGGCTCCATATTTTGAAATACGCCGGTTGGCCGCAGCGGATAAACCAACTTGGGCATTGCTGGAAGATGAAAAAAGTGTCCTCCGGGAAAAATTCGCTCAGGAATATGCGGAACTGGAAAAATTTATCCGCGAGGGTTCAGCGGACCTGGTTATCCTTGATGAAGTAATGGCGGCGGTCCATTACGGGTTGCTCAACGCATCCGATGTCTGCAGGCTTATGGAAATAAAGCCGCAAGAAATGGAACTTGTTTTGACTGGAAGGAACGCGCCACCGGAAATACTGGAACGGGCCGACCTGGTCACGGAGATGAGGCCGGTTAAGCATTACTACAGCAGCGGAGTAAAGGCCAGGGATGGTATTGAAAGATGA
- a CDS encoding zinc ribbon-containing protein — protein MYADYRRKAGIGSYTCTKCGQVVRLDDSSDTLPPCPRCNNTEYR, from the coding sequence TTGTATGCCGACTACAGGAGAAAAGCCGGGATAGGTTCTTATACTTGTACAAAATGCGGACAAGTTGTCAGGCTTGATGACTCGTCAGATACTTTACCACCTTGCCCAAGATGTAATAATACAGAATATCGCTAA